The proteins below are encoded in one region of Streptomyces ficellus:
- the purQ gene encoding phosphoribosylformylglycinamidine synthase subunit PurQ gives MTARIGVVTFPGTLDDRDALRAVRLAGAEPVSLWHRDKDLKQVDAVVLPGGFSYGDYLRAGAISRFSPVMGTVIEQAKAGMPVLGICNGFQVLTESHLLPGAMLRNNHLHFICRDQKLRVENAETAWTADYTDGQEIHIPLKNIDGRYVADERTLDELEAEGRVVFRYRDFNPNGSLRDIAGITNAAGNVVGLMPHPEHAVEPLVGTGRTDGLGFFTSILKKLVNV, from the coding sequence GTGACCGCTCGCATCGGGGTCGTCACCTTCCCCGGGACGCTCGACGACCGGGACGCGCTGCGCGCGGTCCGGCTCGCGGGCGCGGAGCCCGTATCGCTCTGGCACCGCGACAAGGACCTCAAGCAGGTCGACGCGGTCGTCCTGCCGGGCGGGTTCTCGTACGGCGACTACCTGCGGGCCGGTGCCATCTCCCGGTTCTCGCCGGTGATGGGGACGGTCATCGAGCAGGCGAAGGCCGGTATGCCGGTCCTTGGGATCTGCAACGGCTTCCAGGTGCTGACCGAGTCGCACCTGCTGCCCGGGGCGATGCTGCGCAACAACCACCTGCACTTCATCTGCCGCGACCAGAAGCTGCGGGTGGAGAACGCGGAGACCGCCTGGACCGCCGACTACACGGACGGCCAGGAGATCCACATCCCGCTGAAGAACATCGACGGCCGTTACGTCGCCGACGAGCGCACGCTGGACGAGCTCGAGGCCGAGGGCCGTGTCGTCTTCCGGTACCGCGACTTCAATCCCAACGGTTCGCTGCGGGACATCGCCGGCATCACCAACGCCGCCGGCAACGTGGTCGGCCTGATGCCGCACCCGGAGCACGCCGTGGAGCCGCTGGTCGGTACGGGCCGCACCGACGGGCTCGGTTTCTTCACCTCGATCCTCAAGAAGCTGGTCAACGTCTGA
- the purS gene encoding phosphoribosylformylglycinamidine synthase subunit PurS — MARVVVDVMLKPEILDPQGQAVQRALPRLGFEGIADVRQGKRFELDVEGPVDDAALARIHEMAETFLANTVIEDFVVKVES; from the coding sequence GTGGCACGCGTCGTAGTCGACGTCATGCTCAAGCCGGAGATCCTCGACCCGCAGGGCCAGGCGGTGCAGCGCGCACTGCCCCGCCTCGGTTTCGAGGGGATCGCCGACGTCCGTCAGGGAAAGCGTTTCGAGCTCGATGTGGAGGGGCCGGTCGATGACGCCGCCCTCGCCCGCATCCACGAGATGGCCGAGACGTTCCTCGCCAACACCGTCATCGAGGACTTCGTCGTGAAGGTGGAGTCGTGA
- the purL gene encoding phosphoribosylformylglycinamidine synthase subunit PurL, whose amino-acid sequence MTLDTVKHATETPDVEQPWAELGLKKDEYERIREILERRPTGAELAMYSVMWSEHCSYKSSKVHLKQFGEKAPESDAMLVGIGENAGVVDVGQGYAVTFKVESHNHPSYIEPYQGAATGVGGIVRDILAMGARPVAVVDPLRFGAADHPDTKRVLPGVVAGIGGYGNCLGLPNIGGEVVFDSCYQGNPLVNAGCIGVMRHEDIHLAKASGPGNKVILYGARTGGDGIGGVSVLASETFDDTKPTKRPAVQVGDPFQEKLLIECTLEIFAEKLVAGIQDLGGAGLSCATSELASAGTGGMRVELDTVPLRDASLSPEEILMSESQERMCAIVEPQHVDRFMEICEKWDVIATVIGEVTDGDRLEIFWHGEQIVDVPPGTVAHEGPTYHRPYARPEWQDALQADDANKLPRPASAEELREQVLQLVAHPNQASKAWITDQYDRFVQGNTVLAQPEDSGMIRIDDETNLGVAIATDGNGRYAKLDPYTGAQLALAESYRNVAASGARPLAISDCLNFGSPEDPAVMWQFAEATRGLADGCQQLGTPVTGGNVSLYNQTGEVAIHPTPVVAVLGVIDDVNRRTPIAFAEEGQLLYLLGDTREEFGGSAWSEVVHGHLGGLPPAVDLDREKLLGEILIAASRDGMVDAAHDLSDGGLVQAVVESCLRGGKGARLVVPDGLDAFTFLFSESAGRAVVAVPRSEELRFTDMCGARGLPATRIGVVDGDEIEVQGEFGVPLSELRAAYEATIPGLLA is encoded by the coding sequence GTGACCCTCGACACCGTCAAGCACGCCACCGAGACCCCCGACGTCGAGCAGCCGTGGGCCGAGCTCGGCCTGAAGAAGGACGAGTACGAGCGCATCCGGGAGATCCTGGAGCGGCGCCCGACCGGTGCCGAGCTGGCCATGTACTCGGTGATGTGGTCGGAGCACTGCTCGTACAAGAGCAGCAAGGTCCACCTGAAGCAGTTCGGCGAGAAGGCCCCCGAGAGCGACGCGATGCTCGTCGGCATCGGTGAAAACGCGGGCGTCGTCGACGTCGGCCAGGGGTACGCGGTGACCTTCAAGGTCGAGTCGCACAACCACCCCTCGTACATCGAGCCCTACCAGGGCGCGGCGACCGGCGTCGGCGGCATCGTCCGCGACATCCTCGCCATGGGCGCCCGCCCGGTCGCGGTCGTCGACCCGCTGCGGTTCGGCGCGGCCGACCACCCCGACACCAAGCGCGTCCTGCCGGGCGTCGTCGCGGGCATCGGCGGGTACGGCAACTGCCTGGGCCTGCCGAACATCGGCGGCGAGGTCGTCTTCGACTCCTGCTACCAGGGCAACCCGCTGGTCAACGCCGGCTGCATCGGTGTGATGAGGCACGAGGACATCCACCTCGCGAAGGCTTCCGGCCCGGGCAACAAGGTCATCCTGTACGGAGCCCGCACCGGCGGCGACGGCATCGGCGGCGTCTCGGTCCTCGCGTCGGAGACCTTCGACGACACGAAGCCCACCAAGCGCCCGGCGGTCCAGGTCGGTGACCCGTTCCAGGAGAAGCTCCTGATCGAGTGCACCCTGGAGATCTTCGCGGAGAAGCTGGTCGCGGGCATCCAGGACCTCGGTGGCGCGGGCCTGTCCTGCGCGACCAGCGAGCTGGCCTCCGCCGGTACCGGCGGTATGCGCGTCGAGCTGGACACGGTGCCGCTGCGCGACGCGTCGCTCTCGCCGGAGGAGATCCTCATGAGCGAGTCGCAGGAGCGGATGTGCGCGATCGTCGAGCCGCAGCACGTCGACCGCTTCATGGAGATCTGCGAGAAGTGGGACGTCATCGCCACCGTCATCGGTGAGGTGACCGACGGCGACCGGCTGGAGATCTTCTGGCACGGCGAACAGATCGTCGACGTGCCGCCGGGCACGGTCGCCCACGAGGGCCCGACGTACCACCGCCCGTACGCCCGCCCGGAGTGGCAGGACGCGCTCCAGGCCGACGACGCGAACAAGCTGCCCCGGCCGGCCTCGGCCGAGGAGCTGCGCGAGCAGGTGCTCCAGCTGGTCGCGCACCCGAACCAGGCCTCGAAGGCGTGGATCACCGACCAGTACGACCGGTTCGTGCAGGGCAACACGGTCCTCGCCCAGCCCGAGGACTCGGGCATGATCCGCATCGACGACGAGACGAACCTTGGCGTGGCGATCGCGACGGACGGCAACGGCCGGTACGCGAAGCTCGACCCGTACACGGGCGCGCAGCTGGCGCTGGCGGAGTCGTACCGCAACGTGGCCGCCTCGGGCGCCAGGCCGCTGGCGATCTCCGACTGCCTGAACTTCGGTTCGCCCGAGGACCCGGCGGTGATGTGGCAGTTCGCGGAGGCCACGCGCGGTCTCGCGGACGGCTGCCAGCAGCTGGGCACGCCGGTCACCGGCGGCAACGTCTCGCTCTACAACCAGACGGGCGAGGTGGCGATCCACCCGACGCCGGTCGTCGCCGTGCTCGGTGTGATCGACGACGTGAACCGCCGTACGCCGATCGCCTTCGCGGAGGAGGGCCAGCTCCTCTACCTGCTGGGCGACACGCGTGAGGAGTTCGGCGGCTCGGCGTGGTCCGAGGTCGTCCACGGTCACCTGGGCGGTCTGCCGCCGGCCGTCGATCTCGACCGCGAGAAGCTGCTCGGCGAGATCCTGATCGCCGCGTCCCGCGACGGCATGGTCGACGCCGCGCACGACCTGTCGGACGGCGGGCTCGTCCAGGCGGTCGTCGAGTCCTGCCTGCGTGGTGGGAAGGGTGCCCGACTGGTCGTCCCGGACGGCCTGGACGCCTTCACCTTCCTG
- a CDS encoding histone-like nucleoid-structuring protein Lsr2, with the protein MAQRVVVTLFDDLDGGEAAETVTFGLDGKTYEIDLNPANAKKLRKALAPYMAAGRKQAAGGRQAAGGGGSASRSRASFTRTSLEPDPAAVRAWAQSNKMEVPARGRIPKRVYEAFREAS; encoded by the coding sequence GTGGCGCAGCGCGTAGTGGTCACGCTCTTCGACGACCTCGACGGAGGAGAAGCGGCGGAAACGGTCACCTTCGGCCTCGACGGTAAGACGTACGAGATCGACCTCAATCCCGCCAATGCAAAGAAACTGCGCAAGGCCCTCGCGCCGTACATGGCAGCCGGCCGCAAGCAGGCGGCCGGCGGCAGGCAGGCGGCGGGCGGTGGCGGGAGCGCCTCCAGGTCCCGCGCCTCCTTCACCCGCACCTCGCTCGAACCGGACCCGGCGGCCGTCCGCGCCTGGGCGCAGTCGAACAAGATGGAGGTCCCGGCCCGCGGCCGGATCCCCAAGCGTGTCTACGAGGCCTTCCGCGAGGCGAGCTGA